GGTGCACGTGCGCATCTCCTCTCCCCCTGTCGCGTGGCCGTGCTTCTACGGCATCGACTTCGCCACCCGCGCCGAGCTCATCGCGGGCTCGCTCAGCGTCGAGGAGATCCGCCAGTCGCTCGGCGCCGACTCGCTCGGCTACATCTCGCTCGAGGGCCTCACCAAGGCGACCACGATCCCGGCCGAGCGCCTGTGCAGGGCGTGCTTCGACGGCTCCTACCCCATCGCGATCGACCAGGACAACGTGGGCAAGTACGTACTGGAGAGTTCTCCCAAGTGACTACCTATGAGGCAGCGGGCGTCGACATCGAGGCGGGCGAGCGTGCCGTCGAGCTGATGAAGGACAAGGTCGCGCGCTCGCGGCGGCCCGAGGTGGTCGACGACGCCAGCGGCTTCGCCGGCCTCTTCGACGCCTCCGCCCTGCTGCGCTACCAGCGCCCGCTGCTGGCGACCTCCACCGACGGCGTCGGCACCAAGGTCATGATCGCCCAGCGGTACGGCAAGCACGACACCATCGGCATCGACCTGGTCGGCATGGTCCTCGACGACCTGGTGGTGTGCGGCGCCGAGCCGCTGTTCATGACCGACTACATCGCCTGCGGCAAGGTCGTGCCCGAGCGCATCGCCGAGATCGTCGGCGGCGTGGCCGAGGGCTGCCGCCTGGCCGGCGCGGCCCTGGTCGGCGGCGAGACCGCCGAGCACCCGGGTGCGATGGGCGCCGACGAGTACGACCTGGCGGGCGCGGGCACCGGCGTCGTCGAGGCCGCCGCCATGCTCGGCCCCTCCCGGGTCGCCGAGGGCGACGTGGTGCTGGGCCTCGCCTCCTCCGGCATCCACTCCAACGGCTACTCGCTCGTACGGCACGTCCTG
This window of the Nonomuraea africana genome carries:
- the purM gene encoding phosphoribosylformylglycinamidine cyclo-ligase, whose translation is MTTYEAAGVDIEAGERAVELMKDKVARSRRPEVVDDASGFAGLFDASALLRYQRPLLATSTDGVGTKVMIAQRYGKHDTIGIDLVGMVLDDLVVCGAEPLFMTDYIACGKVVPERIAEIVGGVAEGCRLAGAALVGGETAEHPGAMGADEYDLAGAGTGVVEAAAMLGPSRVAEGDVVLGLASSGIHSNGYSLVRHVLREAGLSLDATLPELRRPLGEELLEPTRIYSLDCLELARTLEVHAYAHITGGGLEANLSRSLPSHLDALLDRSSWTPPAIFGVLAGHGGIEQEAMDRTFNLGVGMAAVVPADVADAAIKLLAGRGLETWVLGEIVPGTGQARYR